The Canis lupus baileyi chromosome 11, mCanLup2.hap1, whole genome shotgun sequence genome includes a window with the following:
- the REL gene encoding proto-oncogene c-Rel isoform X1 gives MASGGYNPCIEIIEQPRQRGMRFRYKCEGRSAGSIPGEHSTDNNRTYPSIQIMNYYGKGKVRITLVTKNDPYKPHPHDLVGKDCRDGYYEAEFGQERRPLFFQNLGIRCVKKKEVKEAIISRIRAGINPFNVPEQQLLDIEDCDLNVVRLCFQVFLPDEHGNLTTALPPVVSNPIYDNRAPNTAELRICRVNKNCGSVRGGDEIFLLCDKVQKDDIEVRFVLNDWEAKGIFSQADVHRQVAIVFKTPPYCRAITEPVTVKMQLRRPSDQEVSESMDFRYLPDEKDTYGNKAKKQKTTLLFQKLWQDCAVNFPERPRPGTLVSTGEGRFIKKESNFSHGAVLTEMPRTSGISSQADSYYSSSVSMSNALSHHSSPIPSMVSQASSSWSSGAHPTSRAVNTNPLSGFSTGTLSSNPQGISPYLEIPLESDLNASNACIYNNANDIGRMEAPSMSSADLYGISDGNMLPNCPMTMITPSNDSMRETDNPRLVSMNLENPSCNSVLDPRDLRQLHQMSSPSMPAGASSSTTAFVPQPEAFEGSDFNCTDNSMINESGPSNGTNPNSHSFVHSQYSGIGTMQNEQLSDSFAFEFFQGNL, from the exons GTGGGTATAACCCATGTATAGAGATAATTGAACAGCCCAGGCAGAGGGGCATGCGTTTTAGATACAAGTGTGAAGGGCGATCAGCAGGGAGCATTCCAGGGGAGCACAGCACAGACAACAACCGAACATACCCATCTATCCAG ATTATGAACTATTACGGAAAGGGAAAAGTGAGAATTACATTAGTAACAAAGAACGACCCATATAAACCTCATCCTCATGATTTAGTAGGAAAAGACTGCAGAGATGGCTACTATGAAGCAGAATTTGGACAAGAACGCAGACCCTTGTT ttttcaAAATTTGGGTATTCGTtgtgtaaagaaaaaagaagtaaaagaagctaTTATTTCAAGAATAAGAGCAGGAATCAATCCTTTCAATG TCCCTGAACAACAGCTGCTGGATATTGAAGATTGCGACCTCAACGTGGTGAGATTATGTTTTCAAGTTTTcctccctgatgaacatggtaATTTGACAACGGCTCTACCTCCTGTTGTCTCTAACCCGATTTATGACAACC gTGCTCCTAATACTGCAGAATTAAGGATTTGTCGTGTAAACAAGAACTGTGGAAGTGTCCGAGGTGGTGATGAAATATTTCTACTATGTGATAAAGTTcagaaag ATGACATAGAAGTTCGGTTCGTGTTGAATGATTGGGAAGCAAAAGGTATATTTTCGCAAGCTGATGTACACCGTCAAGTAGCCATTGTTTTTAAGACTCCACCATATTGCAGAGCTATAACAGAACCAGTGACAGTAAAAATGCAGTTGCGGAGACCTTCTGACCAGGAAGTTAGTGAATCAATGGATTTTAGATATCTGCCAGATGAAAAAG ATACTTATGGcaataaagcaaagaaacaaaaaacaactctaCTTTTCCAGAAACTGTGGCAAGATTGTG CAGTTAATTTTCCTGAAAGACCTAGACCTGGTACCCTAGTATCAACTGGAGAAGGAAGATTCATCAAAAAAG AATCAAACTTTTCTCATGGTGCAGTTTTGACAGAAATGCCCAGGACTTCAGGCATTTCAAGTCAAGCAGATTCCTACTATTCCTCGTCTGTGTCCATGTCAAATGCACTGTCACATCATTCTTCACCCATACCTTCAATGGTGTCTCAGGCTTCTTCAAGCTGGTCATCAGGGGCCCACCCCACCTCACGTGCAGTCAATACGAATCCATTGAGTGGTTTTTCAACAGGGACACTCTCCTCTAATCCACAAGGTATCTCACCATATCTGGAAATACCTCTTGAGAGTGATTTGAATGCCTCTAATGCTTGTATTTATAACAATGCGAATGACATAGGCAGAATGGAAGCGCCGTCCATGTCATCAGCTGATTTATATGGTATTTCTGATGGTAACATGCTGCCGAATTGCCCTATGACTATGATAACACCTAGTAATGACAGCATGAGGGAGACTGATAATCCGAGACTTGTGAGCATGAATCTCGAAAACCCCTCATGTAATTCAGTGTTAGACCCAAGAGACTTGAGACAGCTCCATCAGATGTCCTCTCCCAGTATGCCAGCAGGTGCCAGTTCCAGTACTACTGCTTTTGTTCCTCAGCCAGAGGCATTTGAGGGATCTGATTTCAACTGTACAGATAACAGTATGATAAATGAGTCAGGACCATCAAACGGTACTAATCCCAACAGTCACAGTTTTGTTCATAGTCAGTATTCTGGTATTGGCACTATGCAGAATGAGCAATTGAGCGACTCCtttgcatttgaattttttcaagGTAACTTGTAA
- the REL gene encoding proto-oncogene c-Rel isoform X6 — MASGGYNPCIEIIEQPRQRGMRFRYKCEGRSAGSIPGEHSTDNNRTYPSIQIMNYYGKGKVRITLVTKNDPYKPHPHDLVGKDCRDGYYEAEFGQERRPLFFQNLGIRCVKKKEVKEAIISRIRAGINPFNVPEQQLLDIEDCDLNVVRLCFQVFLPDEHGNLTTALPPVVSNPIYDNRAPNTAELRICRVNKNCGSVRGGDEIFLLCDKVQKDDIEVRFVLNDWEAKGIFSQADVHRQVAIVFKTPPYCRAITEPVTVKMQLRRPSDQEVSESMDFRYLPDEKDTYGNKAKKQKTTLLFQKLWQDCAVNFPERPRPGTLVSTGEGRFIKKESNFSHGAVLTEMPRTSGISSQADSYYSSSVSMSNALSHHSSPIPSMVSQASSSWSSGAHPTSRAVNTNPLSGFSTGTLSSNPQGQKSFTYSEQGTGIQS; from the exons GTGGGTATAACCCATGTATAGAGATAATTGAACAGCCCAGGCAGAGGGGCATGCGTTTTAGATACAAGTGTGAAGGGCGATCAGCAGGGAGCATTCCAGGGGAGCACAGCACAGACAACAACCGAACATACCCATCTATCCAG ATTATGAACTATTACGGAAAGGGAAAAGTGAGAATTACATTAGTAACAAAGAACGACCCATATAAACCTCATCCTCATGATTTAGTAGGAAAAGACTGCAGAGATGGCTACTATGAAGCAGAATTTGGACAAGAACGCAGACCCTTGTT ttttcaAAATTTGGGTATTCGTtgtgtaaagaaaaaagaagtaaaagaagctaTTATTTCAAGAATAAGAGCAGGAATCAATCCTTTCAATG TCCCTGAACAACAGCTGCTGGATATTGAAGATTGCGACCTCAACGTGGTGAGATTATGTTTTCAAGTTTTcctccctgatgaacatggtaATTTGACAACGGCTCTACCTCCTGTTGTCTCTAACCCGATTTATGACAACC gTGCTCCTAATACTGCAGAATTAAGGATTTGTCGTGTAAACAAGAACTGTGGAAGTGTCCGAGGTGGTGATGAAATATTTCTACTATGTGATAAAGTTcagaaag ATGACATAGAAGTTCGGTTCGTGTTGAATGATTGGGAAGCAAAAGGTATATTTTCGCAAGCTGATGTACACCGTCAAGTAGCCATTGTTTTTAAGACTCCACCATATTGCAGAGCTATAACAGAACCAGTGACAGTAAAAATGCAGTTGCGGAGACCTTCTGACCAGGAAGTTAGTGAATCAATGGATTTTAGATATCTGCCAGATGAAAAAG ATACTTATGGcaataaagcaaagaaacaaaaaacaactctaCTTTTCCAGAAACTGTGGCAAGATTGTG CAGTTAATTTTCCTGAAAGACCTAGACCTGGTACCCTAGTATCAACTGGAGAAGGAAGATTCATCAAAAAAG AATCAAACTTTTCTCATGGTGCAGTTTTGACAGAAATGCCCAGGACTTCAGGCATTTCAAGTCAAGCAGATTCCTACTATTCCTCGTCTGTGTCCATGTCAAATGCACTGTCACATCATTCTTCACCCATACCTTCAATGGTGTCTCAGGCTTCTTCAAGCTGGTCATCAGGGGCCCACCCCACCTCACGTGCAGTCAATACGAATCCATTGAGTGGTTTTTCAACAGGGACACTCTCCTCTAATCCACAAG
- the REL gene encoding proto-oncogene c-Rel isoform X5, whose protein sequence is MASGGYNPCIEIIEQPRQRGMRFRYKCEGRSAGSIPGEHSTDNNRTYPSIQIMNYYGKGKVRITLVTKNDPYKPHPHDLVGKDCRDGYYEAEFGQERRPLFFQNLGIRCVKKKEVKEAIISRIRAGINPFNVPEQQLLDIEDCDLNVVRLCFQVFLPDEHGNLTTALPPVVSNPIYDNRAPNTAELRICRVNKNCGSVRGGDEIFLLCDKVQKDDIEVRFVLNDWEAKGIFSQADVHRQVAIVFKTPPYCRAITEPVTVKMQLRRPSDQEVSESMDFRYLPDEKDTYGNKAKKQKTTLLFQKLWQDCAVNFPERPRPGTLVSTGEGRFIKKESNFSHGAVLTEMPRTSGISSQADSYYSSSVSMSNALSHHSSPIPSMVSQASSSWSSGAHPTSRAVNTNPLSGFSTGTLSSNPQGQKSFTYSEQGTDSTKFKAEPKTNMQKTISQII, encoded by the exons GTGGGTATAACCCATGTATAGAGATAATTGAACAGCCCAGGCAGAGGGGCATGCGTTTTAGATACAAGTGTGAAGGGCGATCAGCAGGGAGCATTCCAGGGGAGCACAGCACAGACAACAACCGAACATACCCATCTATCCAG ATTATGAACTATTACGGAAAGGGAAAAGTGAGAATTACATTAGTAACAAAGAACGACCCATATAAACCTCATCCTCATGATTTAGTAGGAAAAGACTGCAGAGATGGCTACTATGAAGCAGAATTTGGACAAGAACGCAGACCCTTGTT ttttcaAAATTTGGGTATTCGTtgtgtaaagaaaaaagaagtaaaagaagctaTTATTTCAAGAATAAGAGCAGGAATCAATCCTTTCAATG TCCCTGAACAACAGCTGCTGGATATTGAAGATTGCGACCTCAACGTGGTGAGATTATGTTTTCAAGTTTTcctccctgatgaacatggtaATTTGACAACGGCTCTACCTCCTGTTGTCTCTAACCCGATTTATGACAACC gTGCTCCTAATACTGCAGAATTAAGGATTTGTCGTGTAAACAAGAACTGTGGAAGTGTCCGAGGTGGTGATGAAATATTTCTACTATGTGATAAAGTTcagaaag ATGACATAGAAGTTCGGTTCGTGTTGAATGATTGGGAAGCAAAAGGTATATTTTCGCAAGCTGATGTACACCGTCAAGTAGCCATTGTTTTTAAGACTCCACCATATTGCAGAGCTATAACAGAACCAGTGACAGTAAAAATGCAGTTGCGGAGACCTTCTGACCAGGAAGTTAGTGAATCAATGGATTTTAGATATCTGCCAGATGAAAAAG ATACTTATGGcaataaagcaaagaaacaaaaaacaactctaCTTTTCCAGAAACTGTGGCAAGATTGTG CAGTTAATTTTCCTGAAAGACCTAGACCTGGTACCCTAGTATCAACTGGAGAAGGAAGATTCATCAAAAAAG AATCAAACTTTTCTCATGGTGCAGTTTTGACAGAAATGCCCAGGACTTCAGGCATTTCAAGTCAAGCAGATTCCTACTATTCCTCGTCTGTGTCCATGTCAAATGCACTGTCACATCATTCTTCACCCATACCTTCAATGGTGTCTCAGGCTTCTTCAAGCTGGTCATCAGGGGCCCACCCCACCTCACGTGCAGTCAATACGAATCCATTGAGTGGTTTTTCAACAGGGACACTCTCCTCTAATCCACAAG
- the REL gene encoding proto-oncogene c-Rel isoform X2, with protein MASGGYNPCIEIIEQPRQRGMRFRYKCEGRSAGSIPGEHSTDNNRTYPSIQIMNYYGKGKVRITLVTKNDPYKPHPHDLVGKDCRDGYYEAEFGQERRPLFFQNLGIRCVKKKEVKEAIISRIRAGINPFNVPEQQLLDIEDCDLNVVRLCFQVFLPDEHGNLTTALPPVVSNPIYDNRAPNTAELRICRVNKNCGSVRGGDEIFLLCDKVQKDDIEVRFVLNDWEAKGIFSQADVHRQVAIVFKTPPYCRAITEPVTVKMQLRRPSDQEVSESMDFRYLPDEKDTYGNKAKKQKTTLLFQKLWQDCVNFPERPRPGTLVSTGEGRFIKKESNFSHGAVLTEMPRTSGISSQADSYYSSSVSMSNALSHHSSPIPSMVSQASSSWSSGAHPTSRAVNTNPLSGFSTGTLSSNPQGISPYLEIPLESDLNASNACIYNNANDIGRMEAPSMSSADLYGISDGNMLPNCPMTMITPSNDSMRETDNPRLVSMNLENPSCNSVLDPRDLRQLHQMSSPSMPAGASSSTTAFVPQPEAFEGSDFNCTDNSMINESGPSNGTNPNSHSFVHSQYSGIGTMQNEQLSDSFAFEFFQGNL; from the exons GTGGGTATAACCCATGTATAGAGATAATTGAACAGCCCAGGCAGAGGGGCATGCGTTTTAGATACAAGTGTGAAGGGCGATCAGCAGGGAGCATTCCAGGGGAGCACAGCACAGACAACAACCGAACATACCCATCTATCCAG ATTATGAACTATTACGGAAAGGGAAAAGTGAGAATTACATTAGTAACAAAGAACGACCCATATAAACCTCATCCTCATGATTTAGTAGGAAAAGACTGCAGAGATGGCTACTATGAAGCAGAATTTGGACAAGAACGCAGACCCTTGTT ttttcaAAATTTGGGTATTCGTtgtgtaaagaaaaaagaagtaaaagaagctaTTATTTCAAGAATAAGAGCAGGAATCAATCCTTTCAATG TCCCTGAACAACAGCTGCTGGATATTGAAGATTGCGACCTCAACGTGGTGAGATTATGTTTTCAAGTTTTcctccctgatgaacatggtaATTTGACAACGGCTCTACCTCCTGTTGTCTCTAACCCGATTTATGACAACC gTGCTCCTAATACTGCAGAATTAAGGATTTGTCGTGTAAACAAGAACTGTGGAAGTGTCCGAGGTGGTGATGAAATATTTCTACTATGTGATAAAGTTcagaaag ATGACATAGAAGTTCGGTTCGTGTTGAATGATTGGGAAGCAAAAGGTATATTTTCGCAAGCTGATGTACACCGTCAAGTAGCCATTGTTTTTAAGACTCCACCATATTGCAGAGCTATAACAGAACCAGTGACAGTAAAAATGCAGTTGCGGAGACCTTCTGACCAGGAAGTTAGTGAATCAATGGATTTTAGATATCTGCCAGATGAAAAAG ATACTTATGGcaataaagcaaagaaacaaaaaacaactctaCTTTTCCAGAAACTGTGGCAAGATTGTG TTAATTTTCCTGAAAGACCTAGACCTGGTACCCTAGTATCAACTGGAGAAGGAAGATTCATCAAAAAAG AATCAAACTTTTCTCATGGTGCAGTTTTGACAGAAATGCCCAGGACTTCAGGCATTTCAAGTCAAGCAGATTCCTACTATTCCTCGTCTGTGTCCATGTCAAATGCACTGTCACATCATTCTTCACCCATACCTTCAATGGTGTCTCAGGCTTCTTCAAGCTGGTCATCAGGGGCCCACCCCACCTCACGTGCAGTCAATACGAATCCATTGAGTGGTTTTTCAACAGGGACACTCTCCTCTAATCCACAAGGTATCTCACCATATCTGGAAATACCTCTTGAGAGTGATTTGAATGCCTCTAATGCTTGTATTTATAACAATGCGAATGACATAGGCAGAATGGAAGCGCCGTCCATGTCATCAGCTGATTTATATGGTATTTCTGATGGTAACATGCTGCCGAATTGCCCTATGACTATGATAACACCTAGTAATGACAGCATGAGGGAGACTGATAATCCGAGACTTGTGAGCATGAATCTCGAAAACCCCTCATGTAATTCAGTGTTAGACCCAAGAGACTTGAGACAGCTCCATCAGATGTCCTCTCCCAGTATGCCAGCAGGTGCCAGTTCCAGTACTACTGCTTTTGTTCCTCAGCCAGAGGCATTTGAGGGATCTGATTTCAACTGTACAGATAACAGTATGATAAATGAGTCAGGACCATCAAACGGTACTAATCCCAACAGTCACAGTTTTGTTCATAGTCAGTATTCTGGTATTGGCACTATGCAGAATGAGCAATTGAGCGACTCCtttgcatttgaattttttcaagGTAACTTGTAA
- the REL gene encoding proto-oncogene c-Rel isoform X3, with protein MRFRYKCEGRSAGSIPGEHSTDNNRTYPSIQIMNYYGKGKVRITLVTKNDPYKPHPHDLVGKDCRDGYYEAEFGQERRPLFFQNLGIRCVKKKEVKEAIISRIRAGINPFNVPEQQLLDIEDCDLNVVRLCFQVFLPDEHGNLTTALPPVVSNPIYDNRAPNTAELRICRVNKNCGSVRGGDEIFLLCDKVQKDDIEVRFVLNDWEAKGIFSQADVHRQVAIVFKTPPYCRAITEPVTVKMQLRRPSDQEVSESMDFRYLPDEKDTYGNKAKKQKTTLLFQKLWQDCAVNFPERPRPGTLVSTGEGRFIKKESNFSHGAVLTEMPRTSGISSQADSYYSSSVSMSNALSHHSSPIPSMVSQASSSWSSGAHPTSRAVNTNPLSGFSTGTLSSNPQGISPYLEIPLESDLNASNACIYNNANDIGRMEAPSMSSADLYGISDGNMLPNCPMTMITPSNDSMRETDNPRLVSMNLENPSCNSVLDPRDLRQLHQMSSPSMPAGASSSTTAFVPQPEAFEGSDFNCTDNSMINESGPSNGTNPNSHSFVHSQYSGIGTMQNEQLSDSFAFEFFQGNL; from the exons ATGCGTTTTAGATACAAGTGTGAAGGGCGATCAGCAGGGAGCATTCCAGGGGAGCACAGCACAGACAACAACCGAACATACCCATCTATCCAG ATTATGAACTATTACGGAAAGGGAAAAGTGAGAATTACATTAGTAACAAAGAACGACCCATATAAACCTCATCCTCATGATTTAGTAGGAAAAGACTGCAGAGATGGCTACTATGAAGCAGAATTTGGACAAGAACGCAGACCCTTGTT ttttcaAAATTTGGGTATTCGTtgtgtaaagaaaaaagaagtaaaagaagctaTTATTTCAAGAATAAGAGCAGGAATCAATCCTTTCAATG TCCCTGAACAACAGCTGCTGGATATTGAAGATTGCGACCTCAACGTGGTGAGATTATGTTTTCAAGTTTTcctccctgatgaacatggtaATTTGACAACGGCTCTACCTCCTGTTGTCTCTAACCCGATTTATGACAACC gTGCTCCTAATACTGCAGAATTAAGGATTTGTCGTGTAAACAAGAACTGTGGAAGTGTCCGAGGTGGTGATGAAATATTTCTACTATGTGATAAAGTTcagaaag ATGACATAGAAGTTCGGTTCGTGTTGAATGATTGGGAAGCAAAAGGTATATTTTCGCAAGCTGATGTACACCGTCAAGTAGCCATTGTTTTTAAGACTCCACCATATTGCAGAGCTATAACAGAACCAGTGACAGTAAAAATGCAGTTGCGGAGACCTTCTGACCAGGAAGTTAGTGAATCAATGGATTTTAGATATCTGCCAGATGAAAAAG ATACTTATGGcaataaagcaaagaaacaaaaaacaactctaCTTTTCCAGAAACTGTGGCAAGATTGTG CAGTTAATTTTCCTGAAAGACCTAGACCTGGTACCCTAGTATCAACTGGAGAAGGAAGATTCATCAAAAAAG AATCAAACTTTTCTCATGGTGCAGTTTTGACAGAAATGCCCAGGACTTCAGGCATTTCAAGTCAAGCAGATTCCTACTATTCCTCGTCTGTGTCCATGTCAAATGCACTGTCACATCATTCTTCACCCATACCTTCAATGGTGTCTCAGGCTTCTTCAAGCTGGTCATCAGGGGCCCACCCCACCTCACGTGCAGTCAATACGAATCCATTGAGTGGTTTTTCAACAGGGACACTCTCCTCTAATCCACAAGGTATCTCACCATATCTGGAAATACCTCTTGAGAGTGATTTGAATGCCTCTAATGCTTGTATTTATAACAATGCGAATGACATAGGCAGAATGGAAGCGCCGTCCATGTCATCAGCTGATTTATATGGTATTTCTGATGGTAACATGCTGCCGAATTGCCCTATGACTATGATAACACCTAGTAATGACAGCATGAGGGAGACTGATAATCCGAGACTTGTGAGCATGAATCTCGAAAACCCCTCATGTAATTCAGTGTTAGACCCAAGAGACTTGAGACAGCTCCATCAGATGTCCTCTCCCAGTATGCCAGCAGGTGCCAGTTCCAGTACTACTGCTTTTGTTCCTCAGCCAGAGGCATTTGAGGGATCTGATTTCAACTGTACAGATAACAGTATGATAAATGAGTCAGGACCATCAAACGGTACTAATCCCAACAGTCACAGTTTTGTTCATAGTCAGTATTCTGGTATTGGCACTATGCAGAATGAGCAATTGAGCGACTCCtttgcatttgaattttttcaagGTAACTTGTAA